The genomic interval AGACAAAAACCAGAAGAATCACCCAGGCGCCCCAAAGCATCGATTCAGGACGGGTAATCACCAGTAACGGCATCAGCAGAGCCGCCGCTCCGCTCCGCCGTTCGGCGACCGCCAGACCGAGCAGCGTTAACAGCATACACCACAGGCCCGTTTCCATCAGCGTAACCTGACACCAGGCAAACCACGCCGGCGCTCCGGCGAACATAATAAGAAATCCCGGCACCTCTTTCGCCCGCTTTACACAGGCTGTAAGGGTTACCGCTCCCAGAACCAGATTCAGGAAAAACAGTGGAATTTCCACCGTTTGAAAAAGTGCGACAAATCCGGAACAGATCAGCGTCCAGAGCAACGAAGTAAAACCCTCTACACGCTCTCCACCGATGTTATAAACGAAGCCATGACCGTCTGCAAAATGGTTGGCATAGACCAAAAAGATGTCGGCATCATCAATTCCGGTATGCGGCATACCCAGCATAATCCAGGCTCCGAGCGCGCCTAAAGCAACGGTCAGCAGCGAATAGATTGTAATCCGTTTAAACATCGGAGAAATCTAACGAATCACCCCGCGGTTTCCAATCATTGGAACAGAGAATCCCCCGGAAATTCGCCACCCGGCCACACATATCGGTCCTTCCCAAAGGAATAGGTTTCCAGGGATTGGACGCCGTGCCGCAGTGTGGTATAAACCGGGCATTTTATGACAAGAATGAGGAAAAATATGAATATGCTCCGACTCCTGCCTTTGCTGCTTATTGCCCTGTTGTCCGGTTGCTCGATGCAGGAACCCGCCGATACATCCGATCCCGAGGTATCTCAAAAATGGATTGCCCATTGCTACAAGGAAGCCGGCAAAGCCTCGGGTGCCATGAAAGCTGCCTGGCTGGTGAAAGCCTATGAATTTGCGGAAAAGGCGGATCTTTTTTCCGAGCAGGAAAAACAGGTTCCAGAACAGGTACTGCAAATCGGACTTCAGACCAAAAATTTTTCAGCATTCAACTGGGCCATTGATCATGGTGCAGAGCCGGCGGTTCAGTTCGGCGATCTGGTTGCCTATCATGAACTCGGCCGGGAGTGGCGGGATAAGGTCGTAGAATACAGTCCCGACAGTCTTCCGGTATTCATGAGCCTGGCGGTGGATGAATTTGATCGGAAATTTTTCAGAAAACATGCTGCCGCGTTCATGGAATATGATTTTGAGGTTCCGCAACCGCTGGAAAAAACCGAATTTAAAATCCGCTACCGCCGCTTTCTGGGTATTCAGCTGAAGGAAGCCCTGGAAAAACAGGACGAGGAAATGATCCGTTTCCTTATTTCCGTCACTCCCGAACTGGAAAACACCGGCTATCTGGACGAGGCCGCCCGCAGAGCCATGCAGGCTGCAGGCGAATATGTCTTCGGGACCCTGAACGATGAATCGCTGAAACTGAAACTGCTGGAGCTGAACTGGCCGCTGAAACCAATCGACTTTTCCAGTCCTGACCTGAGCGAGGAATTTCTCGAAGCCTATCGTGCCAAACCTGAATATGTCATTCACACACAGGGCCTCGAAGAATGGGACGGTCCAATGTCTCCGGAGGAAGCCCGTTTTCTGACAACCCTGCCGGAAAAGGCATGGGCACTCCTTCCGAAACTGCATTTCGATGAGCTCACCGAAGAGAGTGTAAAAATGGTGGATTCCGACGCCGCCGCACGGGTGATCGCCTTCAAAGCCGCTCAGAAACCGCTAACCCAGGCAGACTATAACGAGCTGGTCAACTGGGCACTTAAACACGGAAACAAATCCGTCTTTGAATATGTAATGCAGAAATCAGGAAAGCTGGACATCTTCAATATCGACTTTGCCGCGCTGGCCGAAAATCAGAAGCTGTTCGAAATCTATGCTCCGAAAATCATGAGCCGCATCTATTACACCATGGACACGGAACCGCGCGAGGACGGCGTAACCATCGGCAACATCAAACGGGTCTTCGGAGCCAAAAATGAAAAAGCCGGCCTGTGGCTGGTGCATAATTATGATCTTTCCGAATCCTGGGTCAAAGCAACGAAAGGACAGACCCTGTTGATGGATGTCTGCGAAATGGGCAATCTGCTCGCCACCCGCTATCTGGTGGAAAAACGCGGCGAGAATGTGCGCCAGCAAACCGGCTACACGGAAATGCAGTTTACTATCTTCGGCACCACCAAACCCACCGAAGGTAAGCTTTCTCCGATCTTTTTCGCCGCCAAAAGCGGAAACCCGGAGCTGATCAAATACCTCGTTTCCAAGGGGGCCAATGTAAATGCGCGCTCGAACTACCGTGCCACACCATTGATGTATGCTGTGAGCGCCGGTAAAGTGGAAGCCGTAAAAACCCTGATTGCACTGCGGGCGGATGTGAATGCAGAAATGAATCCGAATCTTAAGAATATGGACCTGCGCGAACTCGGCGTATTCCATGAGATCAGCAATCCCTACCGCCGTGCCATTAGCACCAACAACAAAGAAATTCAGCGTATTCTGAGAGAAGCCGGCGGCCGCCCCTGATTTCCTGCTGCTGGTTACAAAAAATGGAACCGCTGTTCCTGCCGTAAAAAGCGGGATCA from Verrucomicrobia bacterium S94 carries:
- a CDS encoding ankyrin repeat domain-containing protein, coding for MTRMRKNMNMLRLLPLLLIALLSGCSMQEPADTSDPEVSQKWIAHCYKEAGKASGAMKAAWLVKAYEFAEKADLFSEQEKQVPEQVLQIGLQTKNFSAFNWAIDHGAEPAVQFGDLVAYHELGREWRDKVVEYSPDSLPVFMSLAVDEFDRKFFRKHAAAFMEYDFEVPQPLEKTEFKIRYRRFLGIQLKEALEKQDEEMIRFLISVTPELENTGYLDEAARRAMQAAGEYVFGTLNDESLKLKLLELNWPLKPIDFSSPDLSEEFLEAYRAKPEYVIHTQGLEEWDGPMSPEEARFLTTLPEKAWALLPKLHFDELTEESVKMVDSDAAARVIAFKAAQKPLTQADYNELVNWALKHGNKSVFEYVMQKSGKLDIFNIDFAALAENQKLFEIYAPKIMSRIYYTMDTEPREDGVTIGNIKRVFGAKNEKAGLWLVHNYDLSESWVKATKGQTLLMDVCEMGNLLATRYLVEKRGENVRQQTGYTEMQFTIFGTTKPTEGKLSPIFFAAKSGNPELIKYLVSKGANVNARSNYRATPLMYAVSAGKVEAVKTLIALRADVNAEMNPNLKNMDLRELGVFHEISNPYRRAISTNNKEIQRILREAGGRP